The following are encoded together in the Nocardioides okcheonensis genome:
- a CDS encoding MaoC/PaaZ C-terminal domain-containing protein, with protein sequence MGTARTFTGDPGGVVTLVRAALPAVPGVNLLPGVRKAPAQGFGGLTWDRPGTVVERAHVEAYASVCGFPRRDTVPVTYPHLLAFPLHMAVMSDPAFPYAALGMVHVENVITAHRDIAVGERLDARVSVGAARPHARGALLDFDTTVRSAGDTVWESRSTYLRRGARVDGVPSAGLVIPHQPTGGTQWRLPADLGRTYAAVSGDANPIHLYPLTARALGFRRQIAHGMWTLARSVAAVENRLPAAVTVEAVFRKPVFLPGTVAYAARRDDDGWVFALTDPRDDSPHLVGRTSPA encoded by the coding sequence ATGGGCACCGCGCGCACCTTCACCGGAGACCCCGGCGGCGTCGTGACCCTCGTCCGGGCCGCGCTCCCCGCCGTTCCCGGCGTCAACCTGCTCCCCGGTGTCCGCAAGGCTCCCGCCCAGGGGTTCGGCGGACTGACGTGGGACCGCCCGGGCACGGTCGTCGAGCGCGCCCACGTGGAGGCGTACGCCTCCGTCTGCGGCTTCCCGCGCCGCGACACCGTGCCGGTGACCTACCCGCACCTGCTGGCGTTCCCGCTGCACATGGCCGTCATGTCCGACCCGGCGTTCCCCTATGCCGCGCTCGGCATGGTCCACGTCGAGAACGTGATCACCGCCCACCGCGACATCGCGGTGGGTGAGCGGCTCGACGCCCGCGTCTCCGTCGGCGCGGCGCGGCCCCACGCCCGCGGCGCCCTGCTCGACTTCGACACGACCGTCCGGTCCGCGGGCGACACCGTGTGGGAGTCCCGTTCGACCTACCTGCGCCGCGGGGCGCGCGTCGACGGCGTCCCTTCCGCCGGGCTGGTGATCCCCCACCAGCCCACCGGCGGCACGCAGTGGCGGCTGCCGGCGGACCTCGGTCGCACCTACGCCGCGGTGTCGGGCGACGCGAACCCGATCCACCTCTACCCGCTGACCGCCCGCGCCCTCGGCTTCCGCCGCCAGATCGCCCATGGCATGTGGACCCTCGCGCGCTCGGTCGCGGCCGTCGAGAACCGGCTGCCGGCAGCGGTCACCGTCGAGGCCGTGTTCCGCAAGCCGGTCTTCCTGCCCGGCACGGTGGCCTACGCCGCGCGCCGTGACGACGACGGGTGGGTCTTCGCGCTGACCGACCCGCGCGACGACTCCCCGCACCTCGTCGGCCGTACGTCCCCGGCCTGA
- a CDS encoding 3-oxoacyl-ACP reductase produces MTDRYQGFASSPIGRLLVRNLGLPNPTPLERWRDGAPLVDGLVVVGGEGRLRASLPATLDGLGIASAASLEDGARAKALVLDATGITDTAGLVALQEFFTPLLRRLETCPRVVVLGTPPEQRTGSERVAQRALEGFTRSLGKELGRGGTVQLVQVAPAADGALASTLAFLLSPKSAYVSGQVVRLGAHGSTAAGEVADWSRPLDGRVALVTGASRGIGEEIARVLHRDGAIVVGVDVPQAASELQTLMAELDGDHLVLDITAPDAPQRIAHHLREHHGGVDVVVHNAGITRDRRLANMDDARWESVIAVNLTAPELITRELLSSGVVNEGGRIIGVASIAGIAGNVGQTNYATSKAGVIGLVESLRDELPDGTTVNAVAPGFIVTQMTAAVPFATREVGQRLNAMAQGGLPVDVAETIAWFASPGSGAVNGNVVRVCGQMMLGA; encoded by the coding sequence ATGACCGACCGCTACCAGGGCTTCGCGTCCTCCCCGATCGGCCGGCTGCTGGTCCGGAACCTGGGCCTGCCGAACCCCACCCCGCTGGAGCGCTGGCGCGACGGCGCACCGCTCGTCGACGGGCTCGTCGTGGTCGGCGGCGAGGGACGCCTCCGCGCGTCGCTCCCGGCCACCCTCGACGGCCTCGGGATCGCCTCCGCGGCCTCGCTCGAGGACGGCGCACGCGCCAAGGCGCTCGTCCTCGACGCCACGGGGATCACGGACACCGCCGGGCTGGTGGCGCTCCAGGAGTTCTTCACCCCGCTGCTGCGACGGCTCGAGACCTGCCCCCGCGTCGTCGTGCTCGGCACCCCGCCGGAGCAGCGCACGGGCTCGGAGCGGGTCGCGCAGCGGGCGCTGGAGGGATTCACCCGCTCGCTCGGCAAGGAGCTCGGGCGCGGCGGCACCGTCCAGCTCGTCCAGGTCGCCCCCGCCGCCGACGGCGCGCTCGCCTCCACGCTCGCGTTCCTCCTCTCCCCCAAGTCGGCCTACGTGTCCGGCCAGGTCGTACGCCTCGGCGCGCACGGCTCGACCGCCGCCGGCGAGGTGGCGGACTGGTCCCGCCCGCTCGACGGCCGGGTCGCGCTGGTCACCGGCGCCAGCCGCGGCATCGGCGAGGAGATCGCCCGGGTCCTCCACCGCGACGGGGCCATCGTCGTCGGCGTCGACGTGCCGCAGGCGGCCAGCGAGCTGCAGACGCTGATGGCCGAGCTCGACGGCGACCACCTCGTCCTCGACATCACCGCCCCCGACGCGCCCCAGCGGATCGCCCACCACCTGCGCGAGCACCACGGCGGGGTCGACGTGGTCGTCCACAACGCCGGCATCACGCGCGACCGGCGGCTGGCCAACATGGACGACGCCCGCTGGGAGAGCGTCATCGCGGTCAACCTCACCGCGCCCGAGCTGATCACCCGCGAGCTGCTGTCGTCCGGCGTGGTCAACGAGGGCGGCCGGATCATCGGCGTCGCCTCGATCGCCGGCATCGCCGGCAACGTCGGCCAGACCAACTACGCGACCTCCAAGGCGGGCGTCATCGGCCTCGTCGAGAGCCTGCGCGACGAGCTCCCCGACGGCACGACGGTCAACGCCGTCGCGCCGGGGTTCATCGTCACGCAGATGACCGCCGCGGTGCCGTTCGCGACCCGCGAGGTCGGCCAGCGGCTCAACGCGATGGCCCAGGGCGGCCTGCCCGTCGACGTCGCGGAGACCATCGCGTGGTTCGCCAGCCCCGGGTCGGGCGCCGTCAACGGCAACGTCGTGCGGGTCTGCGGACAGATGATGCTGGGCGCCTGA
- a CDS encoding acetyl-CoA C-acetyltransferase, whose amino-acid sequence MQPTTRPVAVVGGNRIPFARSNTVYAGVSNQEMLTAALDGLVDRFDLRGERLGEVVAGAVLKHSRDFNLTRESVLGSRLAPETPATDIQQACGTGLQAAIQVANKIALGVIDAGVAGGTDTTSDAPVAISDRLRRKLMKVNAAKDPVGRLKALGSIRPGDIGLDIPQNGEPRTRLSMGEHAALTALEWRIAREDQDALAARSHRNLARSYDEGFHDDLVTAFRGVERDNNLRPDSTVEKLATLQPVFGKGSAATMTAGNSTPLSDGASAVLLSTDAWAEERGLPVLAHLVDAETAAVDHVNGHEGLLMAPAYAVPRMLARNGLTLQDFDFYEIHEAFASQVLATLAAWEDPVFCRERLGLDAPLGAIDRDRLNVNGSSLAAAHPFAATGGRILPVAAKLLAQRGSGRALVSICAAGGQGVVAILER is encoded by the coding sequence ATGCAGCCCACCACCCGTCCCGTCGCCGTCGTCGGCGGCAACCGGATCCCGTTCGCCCGCTCCAACACCGTCTACGCCGGCGTCTCCAACCAGGAGATGCTGACCGCCGCGCTCGACGGCCTGGTGGACCGGTTCGACCTGCGGGGTGAGCGGCTGGGCGAGGTCGTGGCGGGCGCGGTGCTCAAGCACTCGCGCGACTTCAACCTCACCCGCGAGTCCGTGCTCGGGTCCCGGCTCGCACCCGAGACGCCCGCCACCGACATCCAGCAGGCGTGCGGCACCGGCCTGCAGGCGGCGATCCAGGTCGCGAACAAGATCGCGCTGGGCGTCATCGACGCCGGCGTGGCCGGTGGCACCGACACCACCTCGGACGCCCCGGTCGCGATCAGCGACCGGCTGCGCCGCAAGCTGATGAAGGTCAACGCCGCCAAGGACCCCGTCGGCCGGCTCAAGGCGCTCGGTTCGATCCGGCCCGGTGACATCGGGCTCGACATCCCGCAGAACGGCGAGCCGCGCACGCGCCTGTCGATGGGGGAGCACGCCGCGCTGACCGCGCTGGAGTGGCGGATCGCCCGCGAGGACCAGGACGCGCTGGCGGCCCGGTCGCACCGCAACCTCGCACGCTCCTACGACGAGGGTTTCCACGACGACCTGGTCACCGCCTTCCGCGGGGTCGAGCGGGACAACAACCTGCGCCCGGACTCGACCGTCGAGAAGCTCGCCACCCTCCAGCCGGTCTTCGGCAAGGGCTCCGCGGCGACGATGACCGCCGGCAACAGCACGCCGCTGTCCGACGGCGCCTCGGCGGTGCTGCTGTCCACCGACGCGTGGGCCGAGGAGCGGGGCCTGCCGGTCCTGGCCCACCTCGTCGACGCCGAGACCGCCGCCGTCGACCACGTCAACGGCCACGAGGGCCTGCTGATGGCGCCGGCGTACGCCGTCCCGCGGATGCTGGCGCGCAACGGGCTGACGCTCCAGGACTTCGACTTCTACGAGATCCACGAGGCCTTCGCGTCGCAGGTCCTGGCCACCCTCGCGGCCTGGGAGGACCCGGTGTTCTGCCGCGAGCGGCTCGGTCTCGACGCGCCGCTGGGCGCGATCGACCGCGACCGGCTCAACGTGAACGGGTCCTCGCTGGCGGCCGCCCACCCGTTCGCCGCGACGGGCGGGCGGATCCTCCCCGTGGCCGCGAAGCTGCTCGCGCAGCGAGGGTCGGGCCGCGCGCTGGTCTCGATCTGCGCCGCCGGCGGGCAGGGCGTCGTGGCGATCCTCGAGCGCTGA
- a CDS encoding methyltransferase domain-containing protein, which yields MGIGYATAYRTGIIPWEKASRTGLPVLERLLDREEALRPDRIRRAIDLGCGRGAHTKLLLDRKWDAIGVDDVRQAVDTAVRRNGLDDARFVIGDVRHLVHSGVGTSFDLFLDVGCFQGLDAAGRTQMADGITELAQPDATVLVHAAAPQRWPRTSRGADRSDLEQAFRGWTVTEQVPEASDPDDAGTWFRLVLS from the coding sequence ATGGGAATCGGCTATGCCACGGCGTACCGCACCGGGATCATCCCCTGGGAGAAGGCGAGCCGCACCGGCCTGCCGGTCCTCGAACGCCTCCTCGACCGCGAGGAGGCCCTCCGCCCCGACCGGATCCGACGGGCCATCGACCTCGGGTGCGGTCGCGGGGCCCACACCAAGCTGCTGCTCGACCGGAAGTGGGACGCCATCGGCGTCGACGACGTCCGGCAGGCCGTCGACACCGCCGTGCGCCGCAACGGCCTCGACGACGCGCGGTTCGTCATCGGCGACGTCCGGCACCTCGTGCACTCCGGGGTCGGCACGTCCTTCGACCTGTTCCTCGACGTCGGCTGCTTCCAGGGCCTCGACGCCGCGGGTCGCACGCAGATGGCCGACGGCATCACCGAGCTGGCCCAGCCGGACGCGACCGTGCTGGTCCACGCCGCCGCGCCCCAGCGCTGGCCGCGCACCTCCCGCGGGGCGGACCGGAGCGACCTCGAGCAGGCGTTCCGCGGGTGGACGGTGACCGAGCAGGTGCCCGAGGCGTCCGACCCCGACGACGCGGGCACCTGGTTCCGGCTCGTCCTGTCCTGA
- the pyrR gene encoding bifunctional pyr operon transcriptional regulator/uracil phosphoribosyltransferase PyrR produces MPAPEAVPGRESPRTDRTVLDARDISRALTRISHELLERNKGANDLVLLGLHTRGVPLARRIAAKIAAVEGAPVAVGELDVTMYRDDLRSQPTRRAHKTALPAGGIDRKVVVLVDDVLFSGRTIRAALDALADLGRPSAVRLAVLVDRGHRELPIRADHVGKNLPSALAERVSVRLSEVDGTDEVTIS; encoded by the coding sequence ATGCCTGCACCCGAAGCCGTACCCGGACGAGAGTCCCCCCGGACGGACCGCACCGTCCTCGACGCCCGTGACATCTCCCGGGCCCTCACCCGCATCTCGCACGAGCTGCTCGAGCGCAACAAGGGCGCGAACGACCTCGTGCTGCTCGGCCTGCACACCCGCGGGGTGCCGCTCGCCCGGCGGATCGCCGCCAAGATCGCCGCCGTCGAGGGCGCCCCCGTCGCCGTCGGCGAGCTCGACGTGACGATGTACCGCGACGACCTGCGCTCCCAGCCCACCCGCCGCGCGCACAAGACCGCGCTCCCGGCCGGCGGGATCGACCGCAAGGTCGTGGTGCTGGTCGACGACGTGCTGTTCTCGGGGCGGACGATCCGTGCCGCGCTGGACGCGCTCGCCGACCTCGGGCGGCCGTCCGCCGTCCGTCTCGCCGTGCTGGTCGACCGTGGCCACCGCGAGCTGCCGATCCGCGCCGACCACGTCGGCAAGAACCTCCCCAGCGCCCTGGCCGAGCGGGTCAGCGTGCGGCTGAGCGAGGTCGACGGGACGGACGAGGTGACGATCTCGTGA
- a CDS encoding aspartate carbamoyltransferase catalytic subunit: MKHLLSVDDLSTDEVEALFATAADMHDVQSREVKKLPALRGRTVVNMFFEDSTRTRSSFEIAGKWLSADVINISAKGSSASKGESLRDTVLTVCAMGVDGLVIRHPASGAALQVSQWVDAGVVNAGDGTHEHPTQALLDAYTLQRRLGSLRDRHVVVVGDLTHSRVFRSNVQCLTKLGARVTVVAPPTLMPSGVGTWSAAAGFETSYDLDAVLPEADAVMMLRVQRERMSGGFFPSAREYTVGYGLTRDRLSRLRPDVPICHPGPMNRGLEIAADAADAAQSVVLQQVSSGLAIRMAVLYHLLAGEGA; encoded by the coding sequence GTGAAGCACCTGCTCTCCGTCGACGACCTGTCGACCGACGAGGTCGAGGCCCTCTTCGCGACCGCCGCCGACATGCACGACGTGCAGTCGCGCGAGGTGAAGAAGCTGCCCGCCCTGCGCGGCCGGACGGTCGTCAACATGTTCTTCGAGGACTCCACCCGCACCCGGTCGTCGTTCGAGATCGCCGGCAAGTGGCTCTCCGCCGACGTGATCAACATCAGCGCCAAGGGCTCGAGCGCGTCGAAGGGCGAGAGCCTGCGCGACACCGTGCTCACCGTGTGCGCGATGGGCGTCGACGGCCTCGTCATCCGCCACCCCGCCAGCGGGGCCGCGCTCCAGGTGAGCCAGTGGGTCGACGCGGGCGTGGTCAACGCCGGCGACGGCACCCACGAGCACCCGACCCAGGCACTGCTCGACGCCTACACCCTGCAGCGCCGCCTCGGCTCGCTGCGCGACCGGCACGTGGTCGTCGTCGGCGACCTCACCCACAGCCGGGTGTTCCGCTCCAACGTCCAGTGCCTCACCAAGCTCGGCGCGCGGGTGACGGTCGTCGCCCCGCCGACGCTGATGCCGAGCGGCGTCGGGACGTGGTCGGCCGCGGCGGGCTTCGAGACGTCGTACGACCTCGACGCGGTGCTGCCCGAGGCCGACGCCGTGATGATGCTGCGGGTCCAGCGCGAGCGGATGTCGGGCGGCTTCTTCCCGAGCGCCCGCGAGTACACGGTCGGCTACGGCCTGACCCGCGACCGGCTCTCGCGGCTGCGGCCCGACGTGCCGATCTGCCACCCCGGCCCGATGAACCGCGGCCTCGAGATCGCCGCCGACGCCGCCGACGCGGCCCAGTCGGTCGTGCTGCAGCAGGTCTCCAGCGGGCTCGCGATCCGGATGGCCGTGCTGTACCACCTGCTGGCAGGAGAAGGAGCCTGA
- a CDS encoding dihydroorotase, with product MSLVITGASLLGEKTADLYVDDTGLLVDSAPAGAETIDADGLVALPGLVDLHTHLREPGREDAETVLSGSRAAALGGYTAVLAMANTTPVTDTAEAATRVWELGREAGLVHVQPVGAVTRGLAGEELAELGLMHRSRAGVTVFSDDGKCVHDARVMRRALEYVKAFGGVVSQHSQDPTLAGPTACCHEGELSGRLGLPGWPGIAEEVVVARDVMLARHTGSRVHVAHVSTAGSVEVLRWAKAQAERDGTWSVTAEVTPHHLLLTTDLLAGYDPTFKVNPPLRPQEDVEALRAALADGTIDAVATDHAPHARHDKEHAFVDAAFGMLGLETALGVVRTALPGLSWADVARVMSVAPARIARLADQGRPLEPGSPAHVVLVDPDAAVTVDRDASASLSRNNPWHGRTLTSHVVHTVFGGRVTVRDGALA from the coding sequence ATGTCCCTCGTGATCACCGGAGCCTCGCTGCTCGGGGAGAAGACCGCCGACCTCTACGTCGACGACACCGGCCTCCTGGTCGACTCCGCGCCGGCCGGCGCCGAGACGATCGACGCCGACGGCCTGGTCGCGCTGCCCGGGCTGGTCGACCTCCACACGCATCTGCGCGAGCCCGGCCGGGAGGACGCCGAGACGGTGCTGTCCGGCTCCCGCGCCGCCGCGCTCGGGGGCTACACCGCGGTCCTGGCGATGGCCAACACGACTCCCGTGACCGACACGGCCGAGGCCGCCACCCGCGTCTGGGAGCTGGGGCGCGAGGCCGGGCTGGTGCACGTGCAACCCGTCGGCGCGGTCACCCGCGGCCTGGCCGGCGAGGAGCTCGCCGAGCTCGGGCTGATGCACCGCTCGCGTGCCGGGGTGACGGTCTTCTCCGACGACGGCAAGTGCGTCCACGACGCGCGGGTGATGCGCCGCGCGCTGGAGTACGTCAAGGCGTTCGGCGGCGTCGTCTCCCAGCACTCCCAGGACCCGACCCTCGCCGGTCCGACCGCGTGCTGCCACGAGGGCGAGCTCTCCGGTCGCCTCGGGCTGCCGGGGTGGCCGGGCATCGCCGAGGAGGTCGTCGTCGCCCGCGACGTCATGCTCGCGCGGCACACGGGGTCGCGGGTGCACGTCGCCCACGTCTCGACCGCGGGGTCGGTCGAGGTGCTCCGCTGGGCGAAGGCCCAGGCCGAGCGGGACGGCACCTGGTCGGTGACCGCCGAGGTCACGCCGCACCACCTGCTGCTCACCACGGACCTGCTCGCCGGCTACGACCCGACGTTCAAGGTCAACCCGCCGCTGCGCCCGCAGGAGGACGTCGAGGCGCTGCGCGCGGCACTCGCCGACGGCACCATCGACGCCGTGGCCACCGACCACGCCCCGCACGCGCGCCACGACAAGGAGCACGCGTTCGTCGACGCGGCGTTCGGGATGCTCGGACTGGAGACCGCCCTCGGCGTGGTGCGCACCGCGCTCCCCGGGCTGTCGTGGGCCGACGTCGCCCGGGTCATGTCGGTGGCGCCGGCGCGGATCGCGCGCCTCGCCGACCAGGGCCGTCCGCTCGAGCCGGGCTCGCCCGCCCACGTCGTGCTCGTCGACCCGGACGCCGCGGTGACGGTCGACCGGGACGCCTCGGCGTCGCTGTCGCGCAACAACCCGTGGCACGGCCGCACGCTGACCTCGCACGTCGTCCACACCGTCTTCGGTGGCCGGGTGACGGTCCGCGACGGCGCGCTCGCCTGA